A single window of Nicotiana sylvestris chromosome 5, ASM39365v2, whole genome shotgun sequence DNA harbors:
- the LOC138869066 gene encoding uncharacterized protein, translating to MDGGGRFPKWVEQEWVESDQKVIKQAHEIPSHHLGRNSQCLLLEVRADEDDLNVPSHWLTSVQTESRKDRRNVGRRDHSGPRINRDRHLPYVRTTIPPSPRHVKGSSRLHTGTQQNKRGMPPLLSAHKFSPSEIVYAQEKLGTKVKWTQKIKSDPSTRNSNVLCEFHQERGHKTEDYIDLRQEVVNMLNQGNLRELMSNRGQANFNCGREQHQGPPKPPSPARTIQMIINGGDEATISHVKFTTLYKLKWSITHEWYDDLEDSIIFDESDTHGLTFPHFDTLVITLRISDTDVKRIMVDDRSGMCIICPQFLTQMRLEDKIVPPCITLIGFNNVVEHTLEEIKLPVLSVGITLKTTFHVMK from the coding sequence ATGGATGGCGGTGGCAGATTTCCAAAATGGGTTGAACAGGAATGGGTCGAGAGCGACCAAAAAGTTATTAAgcaggctcatgaaataccctcccaccACTTAGGAAGAAATTCACAATGCCTATTGCTCGAGGTGAGAGCAGACGAGGATGACCTTAATGTTCCATCTCATTGGTTAACATCGGTCCAAACAGAGTCGAGGAAAGACCGTCGTAATGTTGGTCGAAGAGATCATTCAGGTCCACGCATCAACCGAGATAGGCATCTACCCTATGTCAGAACAACCATCCCACCATCTCCCCGACATGTGAAAGGGTCGTCCAGGCTGCATACAGGGACTCAGCAAAacaaaagaggtatgcctccactcttatctgctcacaaattttccccttcagaaatagtgtacgcacaAGAGAAGCTTGGCACAAAGGTGAAGTGGACACAAAAAATTAAGTCCGACCCAAGTACCCGAAATTCGAACGTACTCTGTGAATTTCACCAGGAGCGGGGTCACAAAACCGAAGACTACATAGACCTACGGCAAGAAGTAGTGAACATGCTGAACCAAGGGAATCTGAGGGAGCTGATGAGCAACCGAGGACAAGCCAACTTCAACTGCGGACGAGAACAACACCAAGGTCCTCCAAAGCCACCCTCCCCCGCCCGcaccatccaaatgatcatcAACGGAGGCGATGAAGCAACAATCAGCCACGTGAAATTTACCACCCTATATAAACTGAAGTGGTCGATCACCCACGAatggtatgatgacctcgaagacagtatcatcttcgatgaATCAGATACCCATGGTTTGACTTTTCCTCACTTCGATACTCTTGTCATTACTTTACGTATTTCGGAtactgatgtaaaaagaataatggtagacgACAGAAGCGGCATGTGTATTATCTGTCCTCAATTTCTCACACAAATGAGACTCGAGGACAAGATAGTACCACCTTGCATAACACTAATAGGTTTTAACAATGTAGTTGAGCATACCTTAGAGGAGATAAAGCTACCCGTTTTGTCCGTGGGCATCACCCTAAAAACAACATTCCATGTCATGAAGTAG